From the Deinococcus betulae genome, the window GCCACGCCCTCAGGAAAGTCCTGCGGCCCTGGCAGGGGGTAGTCCCGCACGCTGAAGTTCAGGCGCGTGATGACCCCACACCGCTCTCTGGCTCCCGTCAGCCCCGCAGGATCACTCTTGTAGTCATCCGCCTTGGCATGAATCACGATGCTGCGATTGAGGACCCCCGTCATCCCCGTCAGGCTGCTCTTGGCCGTCGTGTACGTCAGCGTCCCTGTCCCGTCGGCCCCCACCGTGATCATCGGCAGGTCCCCCCCGTGCCCGTAGTGGTTGTCCGCCACCGGGTCATCGTGGTTCTTGCTCATGCCAGGATCAAAATGCCCTCCGGCCCCACCAAAGGCCACCACCGTATTGGTCGCTGGGTCAATCCCTGGGGTGCAGCGGCCGTTCTCGTGCAGGTGCAAT encodes:
- a CDS encoding superoxide dismutase family protein; translation: MKTFLPAGLLIGAASLGFALAGGLDLPMAMAAPASSALSATAALRDPQGQVRGTATFTQQGMNLRVQVQVSGLTPGQHGLHLHENGRCTPGIDPATNTVVAFGGAGGHFDPGMSKNHDDPVADNHYGHGGDLPMITVGADGTGTLTYTTAKSSLTGMTGVLNRSIVIHAKADDYKSDPAGLTGARERCGVITRLNFSVRDYPLPGPQDFPEGVA